A genome region from Nitrospirota bacterium includes the following:
- a CDS encoding glutamate-5-semialdehyde dehydrogenase — MLSDQTNQADTSLEPIEESTAVEVVAPPVPIPEYVNELVTRAKQAAGRLATLSTVVKNRALLAMAEALETQQDALLAANELDLEAFGAEPEKQAMADRLRLTAERITEMAAGLREVAALPDPLGDMPKMWTRPNGMQVGRVRVPIGVIGIIYESRPNVTADSAALCLKSGNACVLRGGSEAIHSNTAIATVLSEAAEKAGVPAGAITFVARSERELVPLLLKQDRYVDLIIPRGGESLMRVVTEHATIPVIKHDAGVCHIYVDADADPAMAERVCFNAKVQRPSTCNAVETLLVHQGIARNWLAPFIEKLVEAKVEVRGCQKTCQLSSSAKPASDEDFGKEFLDLTVAVKVVKNVDEAMEHIAKYGSRHTEAIVTSDYPKAMRFLREVDASAVLVNASTRLNDGFQFGLGAEIGISTSRIHARGPMGLEELTCFKFIVLGSGQVRE, encoded by the coding sequence ATGTTATCTGACCAAACGAATCAGGCGGACACGTCGCTCGAACCCATCGAAGAATCAACGGCCGTGGAGGTCGTTGCGCCTCCCGTACCGATTCCTGAGTATGTCAATGAATTGGTCACGCGCGCCAAACAGGCCGCTGGCCGGCTGGCGACGTTGTCGACGGTCGTGAAGAACCGTGCGCTTCTCGCGATGGCAGAGGCGCTTGAAACACAGCAGGATGCGTTGCTTGCCGCCAACGAACTGGATCTGGAGGCGTTCGGAGCTGAGCCGGAGAAGCAGGCGATGGCGGATCGGCTCCGTTTGACCGCCGAGAGGATCACCGAGATGGCTGCGGGTCTGCGTGAAGTGGCTGCGCTTCCCGATCCTCTCGGGGACATGCCGAAGATGTGGACCAGGCCGAACGGGATGCAAGTGGGGCGCGTACGGGTTCCCATCGGCGTCATCGGCATTATTTATGAGTCCCGCCCAAACGTCACGGCCGATTCCGCCGCGCTCTGTTTGAAATCCGGGAACGCCTGCGTGTTGCGGGGCGGGAGCGAGGCCATCCACTCGAATACGGCGATTGCAACCGTCTTATCAGAAGCGGCAGAGAAAGCCGGTGTTCCGGCCGGAGCGATTACCTTTGTGGCGCGGTCCGAACGTGAGTTGGTCCCTCTGTTACTGAAGCAAGATCGCTATGTCGACCTGATCATCCCGCGCGGCGGCGAATCACTCATGCGCGTCGTGACCGAGCATGCCACGATCCCTGTCATCAAGCACGATGCCGGGGTCTGTCACATCTATGTCGATGCCGACGCTGATCCGGCCATGGCGGAACGGGTCTGTTTCAATGCGAAGGTGCAACGACCGTCGACCTGCAATGCCGTGGAGACCCTCTTAGTCCATCAGGGCATTGCGCGAAACTGGCTCGCCCCATTTATTGAAAAGTTGGTAGAGGCCAAGGTCGAGGTTCGCGGCTGTCAGAAGACCTGTCAGTTGTCATCGTCGGCCAAACCCGCAAGCGACGAGGATTTCGGAAAAGAATTCCTCGATCTCACCGTGGCGGTCAAAGTGGTCAAGAACGTCGATGAAGCGATGGAACATATCGCCAAATACGGCTCACGCCATACGGAGGCGATCGTGACCTCCGATTACCCCAAGGCGATGCGATTTTTGCGCGAGGTCGATGCCAGCGCGGTGTTGGTGAATGCCTCGACCAGGTTAAACGATGGCTTTCAGTTCGGGCTGGGAGCGGAAATCGGGATCAGCACGTCCCGTATCCATGCCCGAGGCCCGATGGGGCTTGAAGAATTGACCTGCTTCAAGTTTATCGTCTTGGGGAGCGGGCAAGTCCGCGAGTAG
- a CDS encoding PilN domain-containing protein, with protein MASGRKFFRMFAGRVNHVLVKPGGTRYLHIELSSRYRWYLAPTRVVLVALSWILGGAILWSVSLTVMAMHDRQDLQARLDHVRVQDHQLLAEAQREGLDLSVSSLQQLPGEVSLANQLLTKRHFSWTQFLSALETAIPLHVSIQSIRLDPGSAVVHMTGLAVTVEDVTALTVTLQDHAVFRDPVLGQHRVGQDGLVEFDLTLHYRQPGA; from the coding sequence ATGGCTTCAGGACGAAAATTCTTTCGGATGTTCGCCGGTAGGGTGAACCATGTCCTGGTGAAGCCAGGAGGCACACGATATCTTCACATCGAACTGAGCAGCCGATACCGCTGGTATCTTGCGCCGACACGAGTCGTGCTGGTTGCGCTCAGCTGGATCCTGGGGGGGGCAATTCTTTGGAGTGTGAGCCTGACCGTGATGGCGATGCATGATCGGCAGGATTTGCAAGCACGACTGGATCATGTTCGTGTGCAAGATCATCAGCTCCTTGCCGAGGCCCAGCGGGAAGGTCTTGATCTCTCCGTGTCTTCATTACAACAGCTGCCGGGGGAGGTCAGTTTGGCGAACCAGCTACTCACCAAACGGCATTTTTCCTGGACGCAGTTTCTGTCCGCTCTTGAAACCGCCATCCCCCTGCATGTGTCGATTCAGAGTATACGCCTAGATCCCGGGAGCGCGGTCGTCCACATGACTGGGTTGGCGGTGACAGTCGAAGATGTCACCGCGCTGACAGTTACCTTGCAGGATCACGCCGTGTTTCGCGACCCTGTGCTGGGCCAACATCGGGTAGGACAGGATGGTTTGGTTGAGTTTGACTTGACGCTGCATTATCGGCAACCTGGCGCATAG
- a CDS encoding type II secretion system F family protein, with product MEGEEEHLVRSKLEGQGFLIFRLQRQGGTTAGLGLGGRAFGKLPLGEFLVFNQELLALVKAGLPVLRVWDLLIERSNHAGFQQSLRTVRQDIRGGASASEALARHPAHFSELYIATIKAGEQSGNLAEVLQRFIAYLKLMIGLRQKVSKALAYPAFLVLVGIAVIGFLLTYVVPTFVSVYAETSKSLPPATQLLLDVVTGGKAYLVPGFAGLVILGLIGRAYYATSAGRLVVDRLVLRVPIVGPIFVKHYTVQLTRTLATILAGGTPLVEALSIARGAISNRYVSVGVAGTVAEIREGTTLAAALDRPKVFPKLAVEMLSVGEETGSLPTMLHDVAEFYEGDLDLQLTQLTTWIEPVLLLIMGVLVGTIVIVMYLPVFQMAGAV from the coding sequence ATGGAGGGAGAGGAAGAACACCTCGTTCGATCCAAGCTGGAAGGCCAAGGCTTTCTTATTTTTCGTCTGCAACGGCAGGGGGGAACTACAGCCGGTTTGGGTCTTGGGGGGCGGGCGTTTGGGAAACTTCCACTCGGCGAATTTTTAGTATTCAATCAAGAGCTGCTCGCGCTTGTGAAAGCCGGTCTCCCCGTATTGCGAGTGTGGGATCTCTTGATCGAGCGATCCAACCATGCAGGATTTCAGCAATCCTTGCGGACGGTTCGACAGGATATTCGTGGAGGAGCGTCGGCGTCCGAAGCGTTGGCAAGACACCCGGCCCATTTCTCTGAACTGTATATTGCGACGATCAAAGCGGGCGAACAATCAGGGAATCTCGCCGAGGTGCTGCAGCGATTTATTGCGTATTTGAAATTGATGATCGGGCTGCGCCAGAAAGTTTCGAAAGCACTGGCCTATCCTGCCTTTCTCGTGCTTGTCGGGATTGCCGTTATTGGGTTTCTGTTGACGTACGTCGTGCCGACATTCGTGTCAGTCTATGCCGAGACATCGAAATCGTTGCCGCCTGCCACACAGCTGTTGCTCGATGTGGTGACAGGCGGCAAAGCATACCTGGTGCCTGGGTTTGCAGGGCTCGTTATTCTTGGGCTCATAGGCCGCGCGTACTATGCGACGTCGGCAGGGCGACTCGTCGTGGATCGACTGGTATTGCGCGTGCCCATCGTGGGGCCGATTTTCGTGAAACATTATACGGTGCAGCTCACGCGCACGCTTGCGACGATTCTTGCCGGAGGCACTCCGCTTGTAGAGGCATTGTCGATTGCACGAGGGGCTATCTCTAATCGGTATGTGTCCGTCGGAGTGGCGGGCACGGTGGCGGAAATTCGCGAAGGGACGACGTTGGCCGCCGCGTTGGATCGTCCAAAAGTATTTCCAAAGCTCGCGGTGGAGATGTTATCGGTCGGTGAGGAGACCGGATCCTTGCCGACGATGTTGCACGATGTGGCTGAATTTTATGAAGGTGATCTGGACCTCCAGCTCACGCAACTGACGACCTGGATTGAACCGGTGCTACTCTTGATTATGGGGGTTTTAGTGGGCACGATCGTCATCGTCATGTATCTGCCGGTCTTTCAAATGGCTGGGGCGGTGTAG
- a CDS encoding ATPase, T2SS/T4P/T4SS family codes for MLRTVTRPTLMDVLVRQGILPKQTIDQVLSRLGGVTAALGQTLVSEGLLSEEQLARALAAQFDLPCNLLTEFRVDQSFYDSMSVKLMQRHPFIPIAEHQGRLAVAIPDPQDLLALDELELLLGRPLDLVVSPRSSILASLERSEGSSQALRELEAEYRSVLVKEDERGEEVLTMDHAGEDQSPAVKLLDSILLSALQRRASDIHIEAADHATKVKLRVDGILVPAMEPLDVRLHAPLVSRLKVMSDLDIAERRVPQDGSFRMRLERKTVDFRVSILPSVFGESVVIRILDREAITTGVSTLRLERLGFNAEDLKRFRRAITRPYGMVLVTGPTGSGKTTTLYAAITEMNIKDDKLITIEDPVEYQLSGVVQIPVNEKKGLTFARGLRSILRHDPDKIMVGEIRDGETAQIAIQSSLTGHLVLTTVHANNVFDVIGRFASMGIDAYNFLAALNCVLAQRLVRMVCLACRVEVKLDQTLAEESGLDFEEYKDVPFYEGKGCQECHGTGYRGRKCITEFLDLNDEIKEMILAERPLSEIRYRAVTGGMITLRQSALRKVLEGSTTLREINRVTFSEEG; via the coding sequence ATGTTGCGGACTGTGACTCGCCCCACGCTGATGGATGTGCTTGTCCGGCAGGGGATTCTGCCGAAGCAGACGATTGACCAGGTGCTCAGCCGCTTGGGTGGCGTGACGGCAGCTCTCGGGCAGACCTTGGTCAGTGAGGGGCTTCTCTCTGAGGAACAGTTGGCGCGCGCATTGGCGGCCCAGTTTGACTTGCCGTGTAATCTGCTCACAGAGTTTCGGGTTGACCAGTCGTTTTACGACTCCATGTCGGTAAAACTCATGCAACGGCATCCGTTCATTCCGATTGCAGAACATCAAGGCCGCTTGGCTGTCGCCATTCCCGACCCTCAGGACCTCCTGGCCCTGGATGAGTTGGAGTTGCTCTTGGGCCGTCCGTTGGACTTGGTCGTGAGTCCGAGAAGTTCGATCCTGGCGTCTCTGGAACGTAGTGAAGGCTCTAGCCAAGCCCTTCGGGAACTCGAAGCCGAGTATCGATCTGTGCTGGTGAAGGAGGACGAGCGTGGAGAGGAAGTCCTCACGATGGACCACGCAGGAGAGGATCAAAGTCCTGCCGTCAAATTACTGGACTCGATTCTTCTGAGCGCGTTACAGCGTCGGGCCAGCGATATTCACATTGAAGCGGCCGATCATGCCACTAAGGTGAAGCTACGGGTTGATGGAATTCTCGTTCCGGCAATGGAACCGCTCGATGTCCGGCTCCATGCGCCGTTGGTCTCGCGACTCAAAGTGATGTCTGATCTGGACATCGCCGAGCGGCGGGTACCGCAAGATGGAAGCTTCCGGATGCGGCTGGAACGAAAGACCGTCGATTTCCGTGTCTCAATCCTCCCGAGTGTGTTCGGTGAATCGGTCGTCATTCGTATTCTCGATCGCGAAGCCATTACGACGGGCGTGTCGACGTTGCGATTGGAACGACTGGGATTTAACGCGGAAGATCTGAAGCGTTTTCGGCGCGCGATCACGCGGCCCTACGGCATGGTGTTAGTCACCGGTCCGACTGGAAGCGGGAAGACGACGACGCTGTACGCCGCGATTACGGAGATGAATATTAAGGACGACAAGTTGATCACGATCGAAGATCCGGTCGAGTACCAACTGTCGGGGGTCGTGCAAATTCCCGTGAATGAGAAGAAAGGCCTGACCTTCGCACGTGGGCTTCGGTCCATCTTGCGTCATGATCCTGACAAAATCATGGTCGGCGAGATACGCGATGGGGAGACCGCGCAAATCGCCATTCAATCGTCGCTCACCGGCCATTTGGTTTTGACGACGGTGCACGCCAACAACGTGTTCGATGTCATTGGGCGATTTGCGTCAATGGGAATCGACGCCTACAACTTTTTGGCTGCGCTGAACTGTGTGCTGGCGCAGCGGCTGGTTCGCATGGTGTGTCTCGCCTGCCGCGTGGAGGTCAAACTCGATCAAACGCTGGCGGAAGAATCCGGTCTCGATTTCGAAGAATACAAAGACGTGCCGTTTTATGAAGGCAAGGGGTGCCAGGAGTGCCATGGTACTGGGTATCGCGGACGAAAATGCATCACGGAGTTTCTGGATCTGAATGACGAAATCAAAGAAATGATTCTTGCTGAACGTCCCCTCTCCGAGATTCGCTATCGTGCGGTGACCGGCGGGATGATCACGTTGCGGCAGTCCGCTCTCAGAAAGGTATTGGAAGGTTCTACGACCTTGCGTGAGATTAATCGAGTGACGTTCAGTGAGGAAGGGTAA
- the pilO gene encoding type 4a pilus biogenesis protein PilO, with protein sequence MMDFILQQLRKPYGILIPWLVLVFLLIGVLWATCTVGIDGAEQSRAKLEREWSTAHQEYILHKDAQKARKDLAQVWSVLPGERDFAPLALGITEEAKRDRVILPALSYKTESTTVAHTSKGVLQGTMTGRYEDLRRFLYDVETAEELVYIEDLELVRSGAQQDQTLTFNIKIATYLRGEPGKATVQ encoded by the coding sequence ATGATGGATTTTATCCTCCAACAGCTACGAAAACCCTATGGGATTTTGATTCCATGGCTCGTGCTGGTGTTCCTGCTGATCGGAGTATTGTGGGCGACGTGCACGGTGGGGATTGATGGAGCGGAACAGAGCCGGGCCAAATTGGAACGTGAATGGAGCACAGCCCATCAAGAGTATATTCTCCATAAGGACGCACAGAAAGCGCGGAAGGATCTTGCGCAAGTGTGGTCTGTCTTGCCGGGTGAACGAGACTTTGCTCCCTTGGCGCTCGGCATTACTGAGGAGGCCAAGCGTGATCGAGTGATCCTGCCCGCTCTCTCCTATAAGACGGAATCCACGACGGTGGCCCATACGAGTAAGGGTGTGCTTCAAGGCACGATGACCGGTCGCTACGAGGATCTTCGCCGGTTTCTCTATGACGTAGAGACGGCTGAGGAGCTCGTATACATTGAGGATTTGGAGCTTGTACGCTCAGGCGCCCAGCAGGACCAGACGTTGACGTTCAACATTAAAATTGCCACGTACCTTCGTGGTGAGCCTGGTAAGGCCACGGTTCAGTAG
- a CDS encoding SDR family oxidoreductase, whose product MRILITGGAGFLGSHLSDLLLQGGHSIICMDNLLTGRMENIAHLLGHDRFSFIKYDVCDYLHVEGALDAVMHFASPASPQDYMEFPIATMKVGAMGTHKVLGLARAKGARFILASTSEVYGDPLVNPQPETYWGNVNPISPRGVYDEAKRFAEAMTMAFHRYHGVDTRIVRIFNTFGPRMRPHDGRVVSNFIVQALQGKPLSVFGDGSQTRSFCYVEDLVRGITSLLMLNSDKTVEQRTDRKFLLRQKAGVDDSSMHDPVNIGNPRELTVLEIAKLVLKLTHSSSQITYNPLPADDPKVRRPDISRARSLLKWEPHVELDEALLRTIEYFKKVI is encoded by the coding sequence ATGCGTATCCTTATTACAGGTGGAGCTGGGTTCCTCGGGAGTCATCTCTCCGATTTGCTACTGCAAGGTGGACATTCCATCATCTGCATGGACAACCTCCTGACGGGACGGATGGAGAACATTGCCCATTTGCTCGGGCACGACCGGTTCTCCTTCATTAAATACGACGTCTGCGACTATCTTCATGTTGAGGGGGCGTTGGATGCCGTCATGCATTTTGCCTCGCCTGCCAGTCCGCAAGACTACATGGAGTTTCCGATTGCCACGATGAAGGTCGGGGCGATGGGGACGCATAAAGTACTGGGGTTGGCACGAGCAAAAGGCGCGCGATTTATCCTTGCCAGCACATCGGAGGTCTATGGTGATCCTCTCGTGAACCCTCAACCGGAAACGTACTGGGGGAATGTGAACCCGATTAGCCCCCGTGGGGTCTACGATGAAGCGAAACGGTTTGCCGAGGCGATGACCATGGCGTTTCATCGCTATCATGGCGTCGATACGAGGATTGTGCGTATTTTTAATACGTTCGGTCCACGCATGCGTCCGCACGATGGCCGGGTTGTGTCTAATTTTATCGTTCAGGCACTCCAGGGAAAGCCGCTCAGTGTATTCGGCGATGGGTCCCAGACCAGGAGCTTCTGCTATGTCGAGGACCTGGTCCGCGGCATTACCTCATTGCTCATGCTGAATTCAGACAAGACGGTCGAGCAACGGACAGACCGAAAGTTTCTGCTCAGGCAGAAAGCAGGCGTGGATGATTCCAGCATGCACGACCCGGTAAATATTGGAAATCCGCGTGAATTGACCGTGTTGGAGATCGCGAAATTGGTCTTGAAGCTGACGCATTCATCAAGCCAAATCACATACAATCCATTGCCAGCCGATGATCCAAAAGTCAGACGGCCTGATATTTCACGGGCGCGCAGTCTCCTGAAATGGGAGCCTCACGTAGAGCTCGACGAGGCCCTCCTCCGGACGATCGAATATTTCAAGAAAGTGATCTAG
- a CDS encoding prepilin-type N-terminal cleavage/methylation domain-containing protein, with translation MKESGVTLLELLITLTIVMVLASVAMPLSRLSAKRTHEIELRQHLRIMRAAIDTFKLEWNRDGDVLLGPACLKNKLTCKDVTSAYGYPKSLDMLLGIKLTSEEATVRGTTTKRYLRSLPLDPFTGKADWVFRCYRDAPTASSWCGDDVYDVMTQSQDMALDGTKYRDW, from the coding sequence GTGAAAGAGTCAGGCGTGACCCTTTTGGAGCTTCTGATCACGCTGACGATTGTGATGGTCCTTGCTTCTGTCGCGATGCCGCTCAGTCGACTGTCGGCGAAACGGACTCACGAAATAGAATTGCGCCAGCATTTGAGGATCATGCGGGCGGCCATCGATACCTTCAAGTTGGAGTGGAACCGCGATGGCGACGTACTATTGGGGCCGGCTTGCTTGAAGAATAAGCTCACCTGCAAAGACGTCACGAGCGCCTACGGATATCCGAAGTCTCTGGATATGCTCTTGGGAATCAAGCTCACCAGTGAAGAGGCGACGGTGAGGGGCACGACGACGAAGCGGTATCTGAGGAGTCTTCCTCTCGACCCCTTCACCGGCAAGGCCGATTGGGTATTCCGATGTTATCGAGATGCGCCGACGGCATCGAGTTGGTGCGGTGACGATGTCTACGATGTGATGACTCAAAGTCAGGACATGGCATTAGATGGAACGAAGTATCGAGATTGGTAG
- a CDS encoding polymer-forming cytoskeletal protein, which translates to MWQPEKQDSRRSTQSLSDLEGNIPSSPNSRPESTEAIVAFVGKGVEFKGTISYSGTVRIDGFLDGEIHTDGTLLVGEEAVLTAKVSAGTIVCMGKITGDVVAKEKIKLLAPAVLNGGLKTPMLSIEDGVLFNGTLEMTQAVREVSRETTLRSVDDASVSPLKRAAV; encoded by the coding sequence ATGTGGCAGCCGGAAAAGCAGGACAGCAGACGTTCGACGCAATCCCTCTCAGACCTGGAGGGCAATATCCCTTCATCGCCAAACTCTCGACCGGAATCGACTGAAGCCATCGTGGCCTTCGTCGGCAAAGGCGTCGAATTCAAAGGCACGATCTCATACAGCGGCACGGTGCGAATCGATGGCTTCCTTGATGGAGAGATCCACACCGACGGGACCCTGTTGGTCGGAGAAGAAGCCGTCCTCACAGCCAAAGTGAGCGCAGGGACCATCGTGTGTATGGGGAAAATCACCGGCGATGTCGTGGCAAAAGAAAAAATCAAGCTGCTTGCGCCTGCCGTGCTCAATGGCGGCCTGAAGACCCCGATGCTCTCGATCGAGGACGGCGTGCTCTTCAATGGCACATTGGAGATGACACAAGCAGTTCGAGAAGTGAGCCGGGAAACGACGCTCCGCTCCGTCGACGACGCCAGCGTCTCACCCCTCAAGCGAGCTGCGGTCTAG
- the pyrR gene encoding bifunctional pyr operon transcriptional regulator/uracil phosphoribosyltransferase PyrR, which yields MSPTPQDRPQERLVMDTGDIARAVTRIAHEILERNKGVQDLALVGIRTGGVHLAHRLVKRIQEIEAASVPIGELDITLYRDDLSMRKEQPILRKTSVPFDISDKIIVLVDDVLFTGRTIRAAMDGLIDFGRPAEIQLAVLVDRGHRQLPIKATYIGKNIPTSREEKIQVLLEEQGEDDRVVILKA from the coding sequence ATGAGCCCTACACCTCAGGATCGACCTCAAGAGCGGCTCGTGATGGATACGGGAGATATTGCGCGGGCGGTCACCCGCATTGCCCATGAAATTCTCGAGCGGAATAAGGGCGTGCAGGATTTGGCGCTGGTCGGGATTCGAACCGGGGGAGTGCATCTGGCCCATCGGCTGGTGAAACGTATTCAGGAAATTGAAGCGGCGTCGGTGCCGATCGGTGAGTTGGACATTACGCTCTATCGGGACGACCTCTCGATGCGGAAAGAGCAGCCGATTCTCCGCAAGACATCGGTTCCGTTTGATATTTCTGACAAGATTATTGTGTTAGTCGATGACGTCCTGTTCACGGGGCGAACCATCCGCGCGGCGATGGATGGGTTGATCGATTTTGGCCGACCGGCGGAGATTCAGCTGGCAGTGCTGGTCGACCGAGGCCATCGTCAGTTGCCGATCAAGGCTACGTATATCGGGAAAAATATTCCGACGTCTCGTGAAGAGAAGATTCAAGTGTTGCTGGAAGAACAAGGCGAAGATGATCGGGTGGTGATTCTCAAGGCCTGA
- a CDS encoding prepilin-type N-terminal cleavage/methylation domain-containing protein encodes MERSIEIGRRGTRGSDGFTLIELMIVVSIIGILATLAVPSYQSSVVKAKEAALRQDLSTLRDVLDQHKADQGKYPLSLAALVSAGYLRGMPKDPFTGSTTTWQEISDPIEGGVVDVFSGAEFVGTSGTPYNRW; translated from the coding sequence ATGGAACGAAGTATCGAGATTGGTAGGCGTGGCACACGGGGCTCAGATGGCTTCACACTGATCGAACTGATGATCGTGGTATCGATCATCGGTATTCTGGCTACGCTGGCGGTGCCTTCGTACCAATCGTCGGTCGTCAAAGCTAAGGAGGCTGCCTTGCGTCAGGATCTTTCGACACTTCGGGATGTGTTGGATCAACACAAGGCGGACCAGGGGAAGTACCCTCTGTCTCTGGCGGCATTGGTGAGTGCCGGGTATTTACGTGGCATGCCAAAGGACCCCTTCACTGGTTCGACAACCACCTGGCAAGAGATTTCTGATCCGATCGAAGGGGGCGTGGTCGATGTCTTTTCCGGGGCTGAATTTGTGGGGACGAGCGGTACCCCGTACAATCGTTGGTAA
- a CDS encoding LysM peptidoglycan-binding domain-containing protein produces the protein MLTVVGLASVLFVGCGELEPMREPEVVELQLTTDTLKASVRDAQRMVAELRADLESRRSELAEAQVARAQLEGRVREAERRVIEARQVIELQREELAVARTDRDRVSRGSHQLQGQLKQLQKQFAQPGKSESAHDGQGAAPPPSRGAMRKGSKATQVPAQRSQLSEFPEMPRAGAIAATVSQVPVDRESLSAVESQPAPAKHISVKPGDTLWSIAQKYRVNTERLRTFNQLTDNRIVIGQALWLPDDRPMSVAGADNVESTP, from the coding sequence GTGTTAACAGTTGTCGGGTTAGCCTCAGTCCTGTTTGTGGGATGTGGCGAGCTTGAGCCGATGCGCGAGCCGGAGGTGGTTGAACTTCAGCTGACCACAGACACATTAAAAGCGTCGGTGCGCGATGCGCAGCGGATGGTGGCGGAGTTACGGGCCGATCTTGAATCGCGGCGGAGTGAATTGGCCGAGGCTCAGGTGGCTCGAGCCCAGCTGGAAGGTCGAGTCAGAGAAGCCGAGCGACGGGTCATCGAAGCGAGGCAGGTTATTGAGTTGCAACGGGAAGAGCTGGCCGTTGCTCGGACGGATCGAGATCGTGTGTCACGAGGCAGTCATCAGTTACAGGGTCAGTTGAAGCAGCTGCAGAAGCAGTTTGCGCAACCCGGGAAATCGGAATCGGCTCATGATGGGCAAGGGGCCGCTCCACCACCGTCTCGCGGTGCAATGCGCAAAGGTTCGAAGGCGACGCAGGTTCCTGCACAACGAAGTCAGCTCTCGGAATTTCCAGAGATGCCTCGGGCAGGTGCGATCGCCGCGACGGTGTCGCAGGTGCCGGTCGACCGTGAGTCCTTGTCAGCGGTTGAGTCTCAGCCGGCGCCAGCTAAGCATATCTCCGTAAAGCCTGGTGATACGCTTTGGAGTATCGCGCAGAAGTATCGAGTCAATACGGAACGTCTGCGGACGTTCAATCAATTGACCGACAATAGGATTGTCATTGGACAGGCCTTATGGTTGCCGGATGATCGGCCCATGTCCGTGGCTGGTGCCGATAACGTTGAGTCGACGCCTTAA
- a CDS encoding polymer-forming cytoskeletal protein translates to MWAFGNTQAGTVTGQEDFTFLGKDVVFKGTLTLEGNVRVDGQLEGELHSTGTLTVGEHAIIKGNITAGVLITSGKIKGDVTASKQVTILNPGIVIGDIRTPTISIEAGAHFHGLSDMGTEKWVEDRSASNEKVHDLAVHRGRLRAPGY, encoded by the coding sequence ATGTGGGCGTTCGGAAACACTCAAGCGGGGACAGTAACGGGGCAGGAAGATTTTACATTTCTGGGAAAAGACGTCGTCTTTAAAGGCACCCTGACCTTGGAGGGAAACGTTCGGGTCGATGGTCAGCTGGAAGGTGAACTCCACTCAACCGGGACGCTGACGGTTGGGGAACATGCGATCATCAAAGGCAACATCACAGCCGGGGTCTTAATCACGAGCGGAAAAATCAAGGGAGATGTCACAGCCTCTAAACAGGTCACGATCCTGAACCCGGGGATTGTGATCGGCGATATCCGCACTCCGACAATTTCTATTGAGGCGGGAGCGCACTTTCACGGCCTATCCGATATGGGGACTGAGAAATGGGTTGAGGACCGCAGTGCATCGAACGAGAAGGTTCATGACCTCGCCGTCCACCGTGGCAGGCTGCGGGCACCGGGCTACTAG